The genomic region GTACGCACAATGAAACTGCAAGATCAGGAAGTCAGTATATGATACCGAACGAAAGGTCCATACATTCGCAGCAGAGCTAACAGTCTCTTTCAGCACGACCTTAAAAGTGTCTGCTGTCTCTTCCACGAACGGTACGTGTCGTTGTGGGTACAGGACAAGTAAGCAGCTTCGAGTCACTACTGGCGCAAGCAATATGTAACCTCAAGAACCACTCACCGAAAAAGCAGTCGTTCAGTTTGACGTTCACAAGGGTTCAGCAGGCCTCTCACGAAAGGCGAACTCCGTTTTGTGCGTTGAGACTTTCTGAGGAAATCGAGTGCCTCCGTCGGGTCGGGGAAACGGAGGTTGAGGAACAGCCTCGCTCTGGTCCAATCAGTCTCGTCTTGATCTGATCGCCACATGCACAGGGTGTCGGCGAAATTCCTGATCTTTTCTTCATCCATTGCCGGGCAAGCAAGATCAGAGAGCATTCTGATTAGCCATACGCCGAGCGGCGCAATCGGGATATGTTGATGCGTCCTCCGACCAAGGACATGGTGAATATGTTGATGCGTCCTCCAACCAAGGACATGGTGATACAGAGAAAGCGCGTGTTCAAGACCCCTGCCATGGCTGTCATGCCAATACGACGCCGCTATCACGAAATGCTTGAGTACAACACCTCTCCACATGACCTGCTGCCGAGGCAGCCACGATACAGCATATCGTGGGGTGTGTTTAATCTTGAGCCACATCCAGACGGACTCCTCTTCTCTTTCAGCAGCAAGACAAAATGTCAGCGATCGAACGAACTGTGGCGCAAGGGCAAGGTCACATCTGTCGTATTTGTTGTCGTGCAGAAGCCAAGCAAGCGTGCGCGCTCCAGGTTTCACTTCAGCATACTGTTGCTGTTCTCGAAGTTTGTCCTTCGCTGAGCTCTGATTGAGAGCAATCCAGTGCTCAAGACAGCGACCTACCATGACCAGGTCCTCGGTCTCCGATCGTAGGATGCTTAAAGGGTCATCTCGCAGCTCCAATGGCAAAGATAAGTCCGGTTCAAGGAGCTGCTTCCAGGTCAGGAGGAAAAAGGGGGGATTTTGGAATTTGAAATCAAGGTAGTCGCGTAGAGTCTTTTGGCGTGTGACCGTATCCCTGGTCGACGGATGGCGCGGATTCGTAATCGAGTCTGTTGGCTCGAGCGGTGATGCAGATTTCGTAGCTGTGCCAGAAAGGCCGAGCCGCTTGCAAGTCGAGGCGAAGCGTGTCCTTTGTACAGCTCTACACGTCAGCTTCCTCGGCCATGTTGATGCACGTCCACGTAAGGTCGTGTCGAGAGGACGATGGCGCGCACTAGATGTGGAAAAGAAGCGTGTGCAAAGGTCGAAGTGTGTTGGCGTGGCATGGTGGCTCTTGTGAAGGCGTGTAGTGTGCCTCCATGGCAGACTGTCAGGTCTACGCTGCCATTTTGTTGCATTTGCATTTGTGGTGAGTCGACAGGGCTTCGACAACATGGTCGAGGACATGTATGTATGCGAGGACAGAGAGTCGCGGTGCAGGTGATGCGGGAGGCATGATGCATGGAGATGTAGAAGCCTTCCCCACCTGGCGCACAGCCCCACCTGGCGCACAGCTTGACCAAAGCCAACTGTTGTCCAGGTGACGGCAGTCAAGTCTTGATGCGGATTATCTAACCTGAGTGAGAGTGTGGTGTCAGGTGAGCAGGGGTGTTGGCTGATGTTTCCGACCGCGTCTGTTACGCGTCAAGTGCTGCTGTGCCGTGGTTGACGTGACATCGAATAGAGACTGGTATCTGGCGTAGCAGTAGCAGTCTTCCTTATGATGCTGATCAAATGGTCGCGTGTCCGATCTGTGAGAAGCCGGTGAGGGAGGCCAACATCAACCGGCACATCGACTCCGACTGCAACGCCTTCCTGGACGAACCGAGCCCGCCACCAACGCAGATCACCACCAATGCATCAAGCGCGAAGACTCCCAAGCTCGCCGGCTTCTTCACGCCCGCAGCGAGGAAAAGCTTGCGCCCGAGGACGGAAGATGCATCGTCGCCGATATCGAGTACGCAGATAGCGCCCGCCAAGTCAACGACCATCGCATTCCCCAGCACCGCACCAGCCAAACGAGCGCGAGACGAGGATGAGCATGATCAGGTCGATGGCGTTCAAGAGAAGGCGCAACCAACAGCGCCGCCTACTAAGAAGCCCAAGAATGCACATCAGCCACTAGCGGAGCGAATGCGGCCGCAGAGTCTGGATCAAGTAGCCGGACAAGAGCTGGTGGGATCAAACGGCGTACTGCGGAACTTGATCGTCACAGATCGCGTGCCGTCTATGATCCTATGGGGAGGGCCAGGAACGGGAAAGACGACGATAGCACGACTCATCGCGCAGACTGCTGGGACGAGGTTCGTGGAGATCAACAGCACGTCAAGTGGAGTGGCCGAGTGCAAGAAACTGTTTGCAGAGGCAAAGAATGAGCTTGCATTGACGGGGAGGAAAACGATCATATTCTGTGACGAGATCCATCGGTTCAGTAAGAGTCAGCAAGACGTATTCCTTGGGCCAGTGGAAGCTGGGCAGGTCACATTGATTGGAGCAACTACAGAGAACCCATCTTTCAAGGTTGTGAATGCACTGCTGAGCAGATGCAGAACTTTCACATTGGCAAAGCTCAGTGATGAGCATATATTCGGCATCTTGAAGAGGGCATTGTCACGGGAAGTGCCCAGCTTGCCGACTCCTTCGCCGAGTCCGTCATCTGAAGAGCAAGTGGACAACAAGGAAGACGTCCCGAACACGGGGGACAACAGCTTGTCCCTGCTCACAGAGGACGACTACTCGCTGGTCCGCTACCTGGCGGCCTTTGCCGACGGCGATGCCAGAACCGGTCTCAACCTGTTGGAGCTAGCCCTGGACCTGTGCAAGAAGCCTGGCATTTCCCTCGACGATGTCAAGAAGAGCCTTACCCAGACCTTGGTCTACGATCGAGCGGGCGATCAGCACTATGACACCATCTCGGCCTTCCACAAATCGGTCCGTGGTAGCAATGCTGATGCGGCGCTATACTACCTGGCGCGGATGCTGCAGTCGGGGGAGGACCCACTATATGTCGCCAGACGCATGGTAGTAATTGCCAGCGAAGATGTCGGTATCGCAGACAATAGCTTGTTATCTCTCGCCACGGCGACATATACCGCAGCTGAGAAGATTGGCATGCCCGAATGTCGGATCAACCTCGCCCACTGCACCGTCGCGTTGTGCCAGGCGCCGAAGTCTGTGAGGGCCTATCGCGGGCTCAACGCCGCCTATGCTGCATTGAATGAGCCTGGTGTTGCGGGGCTTCCTGTACCTGTCCACCTTCGCAACGCACCCACCAAACTGATGAAGGAGCTTGGTTACGGGAAGGAATACAAATACAACCCAGACTTCAAAGACGGCCGGGTAGTCCAGGACTATCTTCCAGACAAGCTTGAAGGGAGAGTCTTCCTCAAGTCAGAAGACCTTGGGAAGACGATTGACCCGGATGTAGCAGAGCTTGATGAGGAGCTTCGTTATGCTGAAGAGCTTGAACGAGGTGAAGAGCTGCTCCTGAACCCTGACGGTGATTGACGTCCCAAGCTTTCCCAGGCATATCTTCCAACGTCTTGATAGCCGCTGTCAGAGGCCCGTCGTCTTTGGCTGGATCTCGCGCTCTACGCACACTTGGCGGATGCATGCCTTTGACGAACACATTATCCTTGACAGCGCCACACCACTTCAGCATCTTCCAGTCACCATGCTCCATGAAGTAGAAGGCTGCTGTGCGAAGGGGTAGGAACATCCCAATCTGTCCCGTGGACGACGACACCGGCTCGCAGAAGTAAGGGAAACACCTGCACAGGTTCAGGACGTATTCCCGCAGCTCGGCCTCCTCGACTTCGTCCCCCGCTTCTGGATACCATGTATTGTCCCTCTTATGCTTGGCCATGTGCAACTTCTGCATTGTCGTCCGCAGGAAATGGGTGACGTCCGCAGGAAATGCGTGACGTCCCAGTACACACAGATGAGATACGACACCATAAACGTCGGGAACACACACGCCTCTTCGAGTGTGCGATCCGGGCAGAGACTGGAAAACGTCCCGAAGGCCTCCAAAGGAGCAAGCTCAAACAGCTTGTGCTCATTCCACTTGGACCGAATCTGATAGCCACCAAACCAGGTCCTCATCTCCTGCTCCAGCTTCGCCGCATCTTTCAGAATCGCATCAATCTTCCCCACCCCATCCTCCGCCTTCAACTGATCGTACCTCTCCAAGATCGCCGGAACCTGCAACGCCGAATCGTAGAAAATCGTCGCAGCATCGACATACGGCGCCCGCCACGCAACGCTCCTCCACTCCTCCGTCCCCATGAAACACGCCTTCCTCACCAACAACGCATGGCTCAGCGCTCCATGCCTCATGTTTGAATACAACAGCAACGACAAATTGCTCTGAATACTCGCCGGTCCCCTCGCCGCAAGCAACTGCTGCTGTCCCTCAATATGCTTCGTCCACCCATCCCCAACCTGACTAATCTCATCGAAAAACTCACAATTCGCCAGCACCGTCACTGTCGCTAGGACATAATCATCCGTGGCAAACTCTGTATCCTTCGACTGGAACGTCTTCAACAAGCCCGAAATCGCGCGATGGTAAGCTTTCACAGCTTGCTTCAGTAAATTCTGATCTTTGAAAATACTCCCGACCTGTACCAGCGACATCGCATCGAGACCTGCACTTACTTCTGGCCGCAGGTTCGGGGTTTGGATGAGTTGTTGTAAGAAGGAGAAGTGGGCGTCTTGCTCCCCGATTCGTTGGGGAAGGTAGGTGTCCATGAAGGTTGAGTAGATGACTTGTTTCTCCATGGCGGGGCTGTGGATGATGGATGGGGTGGTGTAGAGTTCCATAGCGCGGGTTATGTCCATAGGCGTGCCGTTGCGGTCTTTGAACCAGAATTCGTTCAGGCCGTCGTCGTGGGGATGGCGTTGCTTGGTTCGAGGCGAGGCTGTGGCGGTGGGCATTGCGTTCAGGATCATTTGATTCAGGTCGATCCCACCACCTGCTTCTCCTCCTCCACTTCCACCCAACATCCCAAAATCCATCCCCACGCCGCCGAACGCATCGAAGCCCAGAATTTCCGCTCCAGAATTGAAATCCCAGACCAACTCGCCATCTCCAACACCACTCTCAGACGCCCTCACAACATTAATCACACTCCCACTCCCACTTCCACCCTTCATCCCCTTCCCACCACCCCTCTCCCTCTCCCTCCTCGGCACAGATACCCCCACCCCCACCCCTCCCCCCTCCTGCACAAACAGCACCTTCCCCTTCTCCGGCAATCGATACCCCCCACAAACAACCCCATGCACCCGACACCTCTCACACCCCGGCCGTCCCTCATCACATCGAATTTTCCTCTTCCTACATGTTGCGCAGCCTGTGGATTTCGTAGGCATAGCTCCAAATGTTCCGTCTTATTGGTCGTATGCTGTAAGCGTCGTGGCCTCCGGTGCCACCTCGCACTCCCAGCTCAAGAGGGAAACAAGAAGTAAGATGCTCTCCGGCTCAACAAGAACGACAAAGAAGCATGGAGGCTGCCACGTTGTTTACTGTACCACTGTGCCACGTTGAGTAGGATTCTCAAGCCCCGAAGGATGCAGCTGAGCTAATAGCTCAAAACATAAAGTGGTGACGCTTTGCTGCATACGGGAAGGATTCTCGTATTGGAGTGTGACTCTCGGCGCGTAATTGTGCTTTGTCAAATTGTTCTGTTTACCTGAGGGCGGAAGTTCCAAAGACCTGGAAGACAGGACGATGTGAAGTCGATGGTCTTTGTCCTTCAACTGCCGCGTCAACATTCCGGAAAATCATCGCGCCGGATTCCGATGAGGCCGACAAAATGGTGTAGAACAGATATCATCATATTTCCCAAACATAGCCAGCTATCATACACTCAGTCTGCCTGGATGTCCTTCTCTGGGGGCCCACGATCCCGCTTGCTGTCAACATCAAAACGAAAGTGCTCGCTCATGCTATTCGTAAGCCAAACAGAACCCATATGCCCCATGAAGTCCTCCATCTTTCTGCTCATCCATTTTACAGCACACATTAATATTATCAATACCTCATTGTTTGGAAGCTTGTCCCTCGGGATGACTCCAAGAGAACTTCGGTGATCCGCATTGTGGTCAGCAGTTTGTTCGGAAGCACCAAGAGGGTGCCTCTCCAGTATCGTGCCATAGTGGGAGAGCACGCGTTGTGCTGCTTGTCGTCTGTTGTCATTTCGTTCACTTGTCCTCTCCAGTGACACTATCACGAGCAGAGATAGTGACCTCGTCGTCCTCTTTGATAGGGTTGCTGCTAAGGAACAGCGGGTTCGCCGGAGCCATGTCTTGTTGAGCGTGGAGTCCACCTTCGATCTTAGGGAAGGTAAGATCCATCGCAAGAGGGTTGATGTCGAAGAGGCCAGCAAAGGGATCATTGTTCGGTGGCTGGTACATTGGGTTTGCAATGCCAGTCTGCATTGGATGTGGGCCAAACGAGAAGTGCTGCTGGAATGGGTTGGGAGCGTGGTGACTGGTGGGAGCCCCGGACTGCTGGGAGACGGTCTGGTGGTTGAGGAAGTTGCCAAAGTTGGCGAGGCCTGGATTAGGCATAGCGTTGTTTCCACCAGATGTAGGACGGAAGGTACCATTGACGTTGCCCCAAGATGGCTGTCGTCCGTGAGCACGAGGCACATTCATGTCATTCTGGTACTGTCGATAGAGGTTATCGCGTTGATTACCTTGCTGGAAAGGGTTGCGGAAGCCAGAGGTGAGGTAGTTCATTGGTGGTGGGTTGTCGAAAGTGATGTCGGGACCACTGTTGTCGCGATGGATGCTGAAACCAGTCCGCTTACGTTGACGGGTAGGAGCGAATGTGAGGTCATCATCCTCATCCTCGATCTTCATCACTGTTGCCGCTCGCGTGCTGCGACCGAATGGCGGGTGATGAGACTGACCACGATTGCGGAGGATGCGGCCAGTATTGACATCCTTGTCTACCAGAGCAGGTCTGGCACGACGACGTGTACGCTTCTTCTCCGTGATCTCTGGCTCTGGCTCGGACTCTCCCTCGATGAGACTATCGTCAGAGGCTGGACTGCCGGTGATGAGTCGTTCCTTGCGGAGTATGCCTTCGGTATCCCAGACGCTCTCGGTAGGCTCGACGACCTCGCTCGTGGCCTGTAGTGACCTCAACACAGAGGCATGTTTCTTCTGATTCCGCTTCCGTCTCATCTCTGCAGTGGCGGAGTCGAAAATGTCCATGCCAGGCCACCTAATGCCCTTGAGCTTCGTCTCGTCATTTGGCATCTCGTCAACACTGGCGTCGTCATCCATCAAAGAGCCAAGTGATCCGCTGCCATTGTGTTGTCGGCGGCGAGCGGCCGGACGGCGGGGTCGCGGCTCCACGACGTAACtatcgtcgtcgtcgtcgtcatCGTCGTCATTGTCGGAGAAGGAGCTCATGCTCTCCTGCTTGACGTATGGCGAGTTCGAGCCGGAGCCGGAAAATGAGATGTTCATGCCATTGGGCGCAAAGTTGCCGATAGGTGGTGCATACGGGTGATTCATGCCTCGATCGAAAGAGAAATGAGAGTGAGGAGTTCCAGATCGTGACATGGGATCCGCCATCTGGTGTCGGTTGAGCTGAGGATCCAGCATGTGAAGGTTGTGTCTCAGAAGACGCTGCTGACGTTGACCGCGACCTGACGGAACAGGGGTGTTTCGCGCGGAGTTTGATGCCGTTGAAGCTGACCACTGTTAGCATAGTGATGGCAGAAGTTGACAAACACTCACCGCCAGAGCCTCTCCGCGAGGTGTCGACGCGACGTGCGCCTGAGGCACGCTTCTTTTCCTTCTGGCTCATCCGCTCTTGCATCAGTGTTGCCACGTCCCACTCTTCATACCATTCATCGTAGTCATCGATGACCTTCTGTGAGCTCGCGTCGGTGCTGCCCTTGACTTTGGTCCTGAAGTACCAGCTGAGGTGGCCCTTGCTTGCAATGTGGGTGAGGAGATGGCTGACATCTGAAAAGTCTGGCCGCTTTGGGCAAATGTTGCAATGGAGGGGTATGTTGCTGGCATCCTGTGCTAGCAAGCTCATGCTTGGCAACGGTGCAGCCGTtgaaaggaggaggagctgATCCAGCTGCGGTGGGATGAGTGAATGCAGAGGTGCCGCTGTTCCGGCGTTGGTGGCAATTGCGGTGGCTGCCGCTGACCGTGTCGTTATGGGGTGGAACTGGTTCTCGTGAGCTGATGGCTACTCGTGGCTGCTGAAGGAGAGACGGTGAGGTCGATTAATGCATGTGGTCGGAAGCAGCGTGCTGTGCTATGCTGTGGCTCGCTGATGCAGCACGAACGCTCAAAAACACCAAAGGAGGGACGAAGGACAATCCAAAAGAACGCAGCACAAAGGCAAGAGAGTTGTTGTGTGGATGAAGGTGATGAAGGAGGGAGGAGAACAGAAGGGAGGATGAAGTGTGCAGCCAGGCGAGTAGCCCAGGTGCAGGATGCTGCCGCGAGTGGTGGTGGTTCTTGCTGCTTCAGAAGCGGAGTGTGGTGGGTGAGTGTGGGGGGAGGAAGTCGCTGCTGTGAAAGAGGTAGGTGTGTTGGTGAAGAGTCGGTGGGAAAGCTGCTGTGTGGCGTCAATGCCTGTCGTCTTGCCTGGAACGTGCCGGCATCGCGTATCAACCGCTCCCGTCGCGCGTGCACATGACCGCTTTCACTCTCCGGGAACGACAGTGAGGTCTACCAACACAATGAGATAGCTAAAATGATACTCGCCGTCCATGCGGTGATCGCGTGATAACCTGCGATGGCATTTACAAGGCATGTCATGAGCGTGAAGTAACCTACCCGCAGCTGGTGTGACGGTCAGGTCAATTGTCAAATAGCTCAAATATCAATCTGCTCTCGGAGTGTAGCCCGGTCTCATTGATGTGCTCAACACGGGTTATTAGATTGCGAGAGGTGGAGGGGAAGGGTGCACTCGGTTTGCCGCTTTCATAGCACAAGCAGCACAACGCCTCGCGGTTCGAGTATCGCAGACACTGTGTGCTTGGCGCGGTGCATAAAG from Fulvia fulva chromosome 10, complete sequence harbors:
- a CDS encoding ATPase WRNIP1 gives rise to the protein MVACPICEKPVREANINRHIDSDCNAFLDEPSPPPTQITTNASSAKTPKLAGFFTPAARKSLRPRTEDASSPISSTQIAPAKSTTIAFPSTAPAKRARDEDEHDQVDGVQEKAQPTAPPTKKPKNAHQPLAERMRPQSLDQVAGQELVGSNGVLRNLIVTDRVPSMILWGGPGTGKTTIARLIAQTAGTRFVEINSTSSGVAECKKLFAEAKNELALTGRKTIIFCDEIHRFSKSQQDVFLGPVEAGQVTLIGATTENPSFKVVNALLSRCRTFTLAKLSDEHIFGILKRALSREVPSLPTPSPSPSSEEQVDNKEDVPNTGDNSLSLLTEDDYSLVRYLAAFADGDARTGLNLLELALDLCKKPGISLDDVKKSLTQTLVYDRAGDQHYDTISAFHKSVRGSNADAALYYLARMLQSGEDPLYVARRMVVIASEDVGIADNSLLSLATATYTAAEKIGMPECRINLAHCTVALCQAPKSVRAYRGLNAAYAALNEPGVAGLPVPVHLRNAPTKLMKELGYGKEYKYNPDFKDGRVVQDYLPDKLEGRVFLKSEDLGKTIDPDVAELDEELRYAEELERGEELLLNPDGD